Proteins encoded within one genomic window of Pseudomonas cannabina:
- the xopAK gene encoding XopAK family type III secretion system effector, which produces MLAKAFDAQRLNINTQAGSSNSPHLNALNTLQQRHFKPAAGGLEIPVTSNSLLGGGRQVYQIGSSSRELSHRPVNDQDRAPFRALERLHAELFRGGPIEFVPRGSNVLASNVRDVDMDEFDVINSKDGCQGIGTTGLGPCIAVCARGMDREGLPVLGVYHHSGIGSPEDTMATLDQAMRDKGALQIKYSLVGGMIMPKEEEAGSYDDELSFLALKGSYSIEGARLHVSEGEEDVHTGEYNSVNVLLMPDRVLYGRDTLYC; this is translated from the coding sequence ATGTTAGCTAAAGCTTTTGATGCTCAACGCCTAAACATTAACACTCAAGCAGGCTCTTCCAACAGCCCACACTTGAACGCTCTCAACACGCTCCAACAACGACACTTCAAACCTGCGGCTGGTGGGCTAGAAATCCCAGTTACATCCAACTCCTTATTGGGCGGTGGCAGGCAAGTCTATCAAATTGGCTCATCGTCACGCGAGCTAAGCCACCGACCGGTCAATGATCAGGACCGCGCGCCCTTCAGGGCGCTTGAGCGGCTGCACGCCGAGTTGTTTAGAGGTGGGCCGATTGAGTTTGTGCCTAGAGGCAGCAACGTGTTGGCCTCAAACGTGAGGGATGTCGACATGGACGAGTTCGATGTCATCAACTCTAAAGACGGCTGCCAAGGCATTGGCACCACTGGCCTGGGACCCTGCATTGCAGTGTGTGCAAGAGGCATGGATAGAGAAGGGCTTCCGGTGCTGGGTGTCTATCACCACAGTGGTATCGGCTCACCAGAGGATACCATGGCTACTCTCGATCAAGCGATGCGCGATAAAGGTGCTTTGCAAATCAAATACTCCCTGGTAGGCGGCATGATCATGCCTAAAGAGGAAGAGGCTGGCAGCTATGACGACGAGCTAAGCTTTTTGGCATTGAAAGGCAGTTATTCAATCGAAGGGGCGCGCTTGCATGTATCCGAAGGCGAAGAGGACGTGCATACCGGCGAGTACAACAGTGTCAATGTTCTGCTGATGCCTGACCGCGTTCTGTACGGTCGCGACACGCTCTACTGCTGA